In Candidatus Zixiibacteriota bacterium, a single window of DNA contains:
- a CDS encoding electron transfer flavoprotein subunit alpha/FixB family protein: MSIKVLTIAQQKDGVLSNVSYELLAAAKKMGGEILTACLAEKADSMAADLAFRGGGKVLAVSHPSLKYYNDEIYARIISELIKKYQPRVVIGLASFYGKALVSRLAAMNDGAMASDITDIKVEGDSVVITRPAYGGNVIFDLTGSDPGKMFFATLRPKVMDESKDGNGEVVTETVSSAGGESKMTVKEMVAASGQSISLTEADIIVAAGRGIRGTENLPLAKKLADSLGAALGASRAIVDAGWIEYSHQVGQTGKTVNPKLYFALGISGAIQHLVGMQTSKTIVAVNRDKDAPIFNIATYGIVGDLFEIVPALTAKFEANR; the protein is encoded by the coding sequence ATGAGTATTAAGGTCCTGACGATTGCGCAACAAAAAGATGGGGTTCTTTCAAATGTCAGTTATGAGTTGCTGGCCGCCGCAAAAAAAATGGGCGGGGAAATCCTGACTGCCTGCTTGGCCGAGAAGGCCGATTCTATGGCGGCCGATCTGGCCTTCCGTGGCGGGGGAAAAGTCCTGGCTGTATCGCACCCGAGTCTGAAATATTATAATGATGAGATTTATGCCCGCATTATATCGGAACTGATTAAAAAATATCAGCCCCGGGTGGTTATCGGGCTGGCTTCATTTTACGGGAAAGCTCTGGTCAGCCGTCTGGCGGCCATGAATGACGGCGCAATGGCGTCGGATATAACCGATATCAAGGTCGAGGGCGATTCGGTGGTAATTACGCGGCCGGCTTATGGCGGAAATGTTATCTTTGATCTGACGGGATCCGATCCCGGGAAAATGTTTTTTGCCACTCTGCGTCCCAAAGTTATGGATGAATCGAAGGATGGCAACGGCGAAGTTGTTACCGAGACAGTCTCATCGGCAGGCGGGGAATCGAAGATGACTGTAAAGGAGATGGTGGCGGCCTCAGGTCAGTCGATCAGTTTGACCGAGGCGGATATTATTGTGGCCGCCGGTCGCGGTATAAGAGGGACTGAGAATCTTCCTCTGGCTAAAAAGCTGGCCGATTCTCTGGGGGCCGCGCTTGGGGCTTCCAGAGCCATTGTCGATGCCGGTTGGATTGAATATTCACACCAGGTGGGCCAGACCGGGAAAACGGTCAATCCCAAGCTGTATTTTGCGCTGGGTATTTCCGGGGCGATTCAGCATCTGGTTGGAATGCAAACTTCCAAGACCATTGTGGCGGTCAACCGCGACAAGGATGCGCCGATTTTCAATATTGCCACCTATGGTATTGTCGGGGACCTGTTTGAAATAGTCCCGGCCCTGACGGCCAAATTTGAAGCCAATAGATAG
- the dusB gene encoding tRNA dihydrouridine synthase DusB, which yields MAPLAGISNRPFRLLARKYGAALCYTEMISADAVAMNQEKTLQMIDISKDEYPIGVQLFGSKPELLASAVRKVAEFHPDLIDLNLGCPVKKVTKKNGGAALLKNLQLSVELMVAAVENARVPVTIKMRTGWEASDDVYLEIGRQAEKIGVAAVTLHARSRAHDYSTRSDWSKIALLKRELTIPVIGNGDVVTPFDARQLLDGTGCDFVMIGRAAMKNPHVFKIINTYLEEGRILPELDPASKAAMALEHARLMVACYGQKGGALKMRKHLAWYSKGFPDGAELRRKLMQVLDLSQIENIFREYLARIDMSAPNNDALISPDSP from the coding sequence AGGTTGCTGGCGCGGAAGTATGGGGCGGCATTGTGTTATACGGAAATGATTTCGGCCGATGCAGTGGCCATGAATCAGGAGAAGACCCTTCAGATGATAGATATTTCCAAAGATGAGTATCCTATTGGGGTTCAATTGTTTGGGTCAAAGCCGGAATTGTTGGCCTCAGCTGTCAGGAAAGTGGCCGAATTCCATCCGGACCTGATTGATCTAAATCTCGGCTGTCCGGTCAAGAAAGTAACCAAAAAAAACGGCGGGGCGGCTCTTCTAAAGAATTTACAGCTTTCGGTAGAACTCATGGTTGCGGCTGTCGAAAATGCCCGGGTTCCGGTTACGATAAAAATGCGAACGGGCTGGGAAGCCTCAGATGATGTGTATCTTGAAATCGGCCGGCAAGCCGAAAAAATAGGAGTCGCGGCGGTTACGTTGCATGCCCGAAGCCGCGCCCATGATTACAGTACCAGATCGGACTGGTCGAAAATCGCTCTGTTGAAGCGGGAGCTGACTATTCCGGTCATCGGCAATGGCGATGTCGTGACACCTTTTGATGCCCGTCAATTGCTGGATGGCACCGGTTGTGATTTTGTCATGATCGGACGGGCGGCCATGAAGAATCCCCATGTTTTTAAGATTATTAACACCTACCTGGAAGAAGGGCGGATTCTGCCGGAACTGGATCCGGCCAGTAAAGCGGCCATGGCCTTGGAGCATGCGCGGCTGATGGTCGCCTGTTATGGCCAGAAGGGGGGAGCTCTGAAAATGAGAAAGCATCTGGCCTGGTATTCCAAAGGATTTCCCGATGGGGCTGAGTTGCGCCGGAAATTAATGCAGGTTCTGGATCTGTCGCAGATCGAAAATATTTTCAGAGAATATCTGGCCCGTATTGATATGTCCGCCCCGAATAATGACGCGCTCATATCACCCGATTCCCCATAA